A region from the Silene latifolia isolate original U9 population chromosome 7, ASM4854445v1, whole genome shotgun sequence genome encodes:
- the LOC141591388 gene encoding uncharacterized protein LOC141591388, with amino-acid sequence MIFFCADFGSGGELTLEEIIKIAIGVAQGMEHMHNLRIAHCDLKPDNIMLTQDDEVKLIDFGAATKFNKEGDIGTPGYFLEGKKETKEKACAERDIYSYGTILLQLLRGDADVITQKGKSVSYQEHALSVDDNKLARPGLLLTEGNKTEDKKTKREKKVMNLVQLTKRCINKDLRSRPKDYSRCSSGNGVGLWRPAKSV; translated from the exons ATGATTTTTTTTTGTGCCGATTTTGGATCAGGTGGAGAGTTAACTTTGGAAGAAATTATTAAAATTGCAATCGGAGTGGCTCAAGGAATGGAGCATATGCATAACTTACGCATAGCTCACTGCGATCTAAAACCGGATAACATCATGCTTACACAG GATGATGAGGTAAAACTCATTGACTTTGGAGCAGCCACTAAGTTCAACAAGGAGGGAGACATAGGAACGCCTGGATACTTCCTCGAAG GAAAAAAAGAAACGAAAGAGAAGGCTTGTGCTGAAAGGGACATCTACTCCTATGGCACTATACTATTACAACTACTTAGAGGAGATGCAGATGTAATAACGCAAAAAGGTAAAAGTGTAAGCTATCAAGAACATGCCTTGAGTGTGGATGATAATAAACTCGCTAGACCGGGATTACTACTCACAGAAGGTAACAAGACGGAAGATAAGAAGACGAAAAGAGagaagaaagtgatgaacctGGTCCAACTCACTAAACGCTGCATTAACAAAGACCTTCGTTCAAGACCGAAG GATTATAGTAGGTGCTCCTCAGGGAATGGTGTGGGTCTTTGGAGACCCGCCAAAAGTGTTTAA